In Toxoplasma gondii ME49 chromosome VIII, whole genome shotgun sequence, a single genomic region encodes these proteins:
- a CDS encoding XPG N-terminal domain-containing protein (encoded by transcript TGME49_268560), translated as MGVKGLWDLLEPAGRRVAAGNLKGKVVAVDAAIWLVQFLHAMKLPDGSPMPAAHLVGFFNRLCRLLFFEIRPIIVFDGPPPFLKRQTLLTRKRQRQQQEKNLRSVVARLLLNRLKEQRRQEQAGASGTQEKAFEVPVPQDLVSVPDTSSASSLVPSKSPTPPPAALPSGSLVSVSSSSPDRSSGVASPSPCAPGAGRSGDVDEAADDPASRLFSADEEDSEAEEERGARGCDTENVDQRKRRCVNRRRRSCADSDLSEVTPEGEAASDDGVSVEAETRGRSLAPPVPEELRGFLSSRRQLGELPMPSVLAMPASAASTKAFENLGLPSLIKRGHDGESRKVVRRAEDFKAYRLEDDSFVQLPLDAEIDQEVFDLLPPMVQFQILTQLRDAWLQDSRVKALQAKNNIFVFSNVQLESYIRSVQANQHLTTVKMRLAAAQHHEGDTSRSDADIAVSRCTSSSSSSSSSSGTEMTCLALPASPHAADRRCGFDVLKAERVSPTTSPASARSRCPEFSSRVLPRPLPLFSGGREVAARGPGGPALAAEWTSLSGALLGAEDTSKAQGRSSTAGFADRAFSLDGGLKLSRQKGFMNDLTRTVLPLAAPREAALLTPSELLAAATQAARHGGAGLLGGSQRGEGSGLWAKLKEEEEGRRRKIKESRMTGRWLKEDEKDEEDDAVIVTGSGEKQHIALLDDREIFGDAFFDSTVENQTSIASANRSGATTERLHSQEVAAISLLDEAEEAGNVCPAQKAPTLVVRDKETVVVDDETGDTEQVPKLPQGVMTLDEDSDEFDNCIVDTSEEADSESQVCSASLSTSLVPAAVPAVPRAERSRYSIGSLPCGARPSHAAGPATSSSPPQGDSNKATEEGEGGSDACKEQQSGEAGSEAEVAAQTRGQRVRPRLVRRRGFGRRRVCASLASSLDSGQVTEETKTADASQSHLSSASSSSSTVSSSRPPSAFASCTPSSCFSSRTSGSVSVETKEGIRDTSHFQGSPGACAEEGNFLRKGKAKGGAPFEAHPRGPQDKASCDSTEERDSVNRGSKSTRNPFGSDLMDTVFCESSTSKNSEEFKMNPLIADANWTRVAAPTGQSEKNEEAEAFSSSSSHPTRELEAATGSGHAETRSERKTNGQEDEKKAAGKDEAVEDIVDKLLAELGTVSFPQEAMHRPLWGEKEGQASGSEDEEVGEKDTSERRRKRLHNQDEEEEFMQLWLAVFPQLKEHLPADQSGDQDTAKAAQSRKLGTLPDEESPDEIGDESDDVVATTEAKDMEAERQHVWDDLFFDTEGVPPDKSEEGKLQEKEPPSSVERERRAAEERETRAVLHPEGQSKKVEEATKRPTKRRGIVGAAQGLQPRLPSSAIFPAVPEATDEPSTPTASRASQAALMTMGGSSADEQLREKLEEEKLLLLQQAGMLQQQTGNITERMKDQVIALLRAFGVPFITAPGEAEATAAYLTKQNLADAVISDDSDALVFGAREIYRNFFENKKSVEMYEASFIAHKLGLGQQQLILLAMLLGCDYTLGVKGIGIVNAVEVLRAYPSLESLRAFRAWAEAPWTLGITASDSAEVRKYKEEHKNYRLQWIFPHDFPSPEVFDAFESPLVDRSREPFSWAVPDVDSIVAIMTHAGGLRRSEVLDCLLPAVQRYTSAHAFQRQTRITAFLPFVERNAKKAGSFRGTNQEGRTDENPVYDALAKAAQAAEADVKKNKKGRKRNGDFKGGRGDEVRFSDTQENEGDDSEEDEERGTHLQSVAACEEREERRTRQEQAIPDAAAEVQRLEDEGAVAVIRSERMLRAVSVLGQRHRKGQDAAAVSHLPEGEVEKKETSLQDEDDCKTKRRGGRRQPGAARDGRAKSRSQRSPQGSSHVQSNKEANMPQGNAEGEKRSAARQPHRNRRRQAGPIERRPDAATRLTVGSPVDGKREKERNSGEAQIGDSFRDTASGDSDHDGLVESDKKRMRHRSPPYADESDLRDEDAVLVATMMQELDAEEDLESLAAAAEAELENDL; from the exons ATGGGTGTAAAAGGGTTGTGGGACCTTCTCGAACCTGCTGGCCGTCGCGTGGCCGCAGGAAATCTGAAGGGGAAGGTCGTCGCGGTCGACGCAGCCATCTGGCTGGTTCAA tttctgcatgcgatgAAACTACCGGACGGCTCACCGATGCCGGCTGCCCATTTGGTTGGCTTCTTCAATCGTTTGTGCAG ACTGCTCTTCTTTGAGATTCGTCCCATCATCGTCTTCGACGGCCCGCCTCCGTTTCTGAAACGGCAGACCTTGTTGACCAG aaagcggcagagacagcagcaggagaagaaccTCCGTTCAGTGGTGGCGCGGCTGCTTCTCAATCGGCTCAAGGAGCAGCGCCGCCAAGAGCAAGCAGGCGCTTCCGGGACCCAGGAGAAAGCCTTTGAGGTTCCTGTCCCTCAGGACCTTGTGAGCGTTCCAGAtacgtcttctgcctcttcgctggTGCCGTCGAAGTCGCCTACCCCCCCTCCAGCTGCCTTGCCTTCAGGTTCGctcgtgtctgtctcttcttcgtctcccgacCGTTCCTCTGgtgtcgcttctccgtctccatgCGCACCTGGAGCGGGACGCAGTGGCGACGTGGATGAGGCTGCAGACGACCCTGCCTCAAGGTTGTTCTccgcagatgaagaagatagtgaggcagaagaggaacgaggagcTCGCGGCTGCGATACCGAGAATGTGGACCAAAGGAAACGGCGGTGTGTTAATCGAAGGAGGCGCTCTTGCGCTGACAGCGACCTCTCGGAGGTCACACCTgaaggcgaggcagcgaGTGACGACGGTGTGTCCGTTGAGGCAGAGACCCGCGGGCGATCTCTTGCCCCTCCAGTCCCCGAGGAGCTTCG GGGCTTCTTGAGCTCGCGGCGCCAACTGGGCGAGCTGCCGATGCCGTCCGTTCTCGCCATGCCCGCGAGCGCTGCGTCGACAAAGGCTTTCGAGAATCTAGGACTTCCCAGCCTCATCAAGCGTGGCCACGACGGCGAAAGCAGGAAGGTCGTTAGGCGAGCGGAGGATTTCAAGG CCTACAGGCTCGAGGACGACTCTTTCGTGCAGCTTCCGTTGGACGCCGAGATTGATCAGGAAGTGTTTGATCTTCTGCCTCCTATGGTTCAATTCCAG ATTTTGACACAGCTTCGAGATGCATGGCTGCAAGATAGTCGAGTGAAAGCTTTGCAGGCCAAGAACAAcatctttgttttttcgaaCGTTCAACTGGAGTCCTACATCCGCAGCGTGCAAGCGAACCAGCATTTGACCACAGTGAAGATGCGTTTGGCGGCTGCGCAGCATCATGAAGGGGACACTTCACGCTCCGATGCGGATATCGCAGTCAGTCGCTGcacttcttcatcttcttcgtcatcgtcttcttctggcaCCGAGATGACTTGTCTCGCCTTGCCAGCATCGCCTCATGCCGCAGATCGTCGATGCGGGTTCGATGTCCTGAAAGCGGAGCGTGTGAGCCCGACgacttctcctgcgtctgctcGGTCGCGGTGCCCCGAGTTTTCCTCCCGCGTGCTCCCTCGGCCTCTCCCCCTTTTTTCGGGGGGCAGGGAGGTAGCGGCTCGGGGGCCTGGTGGCCCCGCTTTGGCGGCGGAGTGGACATCTCTGTCGGGTGCTCTGTTGGGTGCTGAGGACACGTCGAAGGCGCAAGGCAGGTCCTCGACTGCCGGGTTCGCAGACCgagccttttctctcgatgGGGGGCTCAAACTTTCGAGACAAAAAGGCTTCATGAATGATTTAACTCGAACGGTTCTGCCGCTCGCTGCCCCCCGAGAGGCGGCCCTCCTGACGCCGTCGGAGTTGCTCGCTGCGGCCACACAAGCGGCCAGACACGGCGGCGCTGGGCTTCTAGGAGGgtcacagagaggagagggcaGCGGCCTTTGGGCCAAgctgaaggaggaagaagaaggccgacGGCGGAAAATTAAAGAGAGTCGAATGACCGGGAGATGGCTCAAGGAggacgaaaaagacgaggaagacgatgcCGTCATCGTCACGGGGTCCGGAGAGA AGCAACACATCGCTCTCCTGGATGACCGGGAGATCTTCGGCGACGCCTTCTTCGACTCCACGGTCGAGAACCAGACCTCCATTGCTTCAGCGAACCGTAGTGGAGCCACAACGGAGAGGCTCCACAGCCAAGAGGTCGCGGCCATCTCTCTCCTGgatgaagcagaagaagcaggcaaTGTTTGTCCGGCTCAGAAGGCGCCCACGCTAGTGgtgagagacaaggaaacagTGGTGGTGGACGATGAGACTGGCGACACGGAGCAGGTGCCCAAGCTCCCCCAAGGCGTCATGACCCTTGACGAGGACAGCGACGAGTTTGACAATTGCATTGTTGATACGAGTGAGGAGGCAGACTCAGAATCGCAAGTctgttctgcctctctttccacGTCACTTGTGCCTGCTGCGGTGCCTGCTGTACCGCGGGCTGAACGATCCCGTTATTCTATTGGTTCTTTGCCTTGTGGTGCTCGACCGAGCCATGCTGCCGGTCCAGCGACTTCTTCAAGTCCCCCTCAAGGCGATTCTAACAAggcaacagaagaaggcgagggaggatCAGATGCCTGCAAAGAACAGCAATCAGGCGAGGCAGGGTCAGAGGCTGAGGTGGCGGCACAAACTCGGGGCCAGCGTGTGAGGCCACGACTGGTAAGGAGGCGTGGATTCGGACGCAGGCGAGTCTGCGCGTCTCTGGCCTCTTCGCTAGATTCTGGTCAAGTTactgaggagacgaaaactgCAGACGCTTCTCAGTCGCATTTGTCTTccgcttcgtcgtcttcatccacggtctcttcgtctcggccGCCCTCCGCGTTTGCTTCCTGCACCCCGTCTTcatgtttttcttctcgcactTCTGGATCTGTGTCAGTTGAGACGAAAGAAGGTATTCGTGACACATCCCATTTTCAGGGGAGTCCTGGCGCGTGTGCTGAGGAAGGCAACTTTCTAAGGAAGGGCAAGGCCAAGGGCGGGGCTCCGTTTGAAGCTCACCCGAGAGGGCCACAGGACAAAGCGTCTTGTGactcgacagaagagagagactctgTGAACCGCGGCTCAAAATCCACGAGGAATCCGTTCGGTTCTGACCTCATGGATACAGTTTTTTGCGAGTCGTCGACTAGCAAGAACAGTGAGGAGTTCAAAATGAACCCATTGATCGCAGACGCTAACTGGACGCGGGTAGCGGCGCCCACAGGGCAGAGTGAGAAAaatgaggaagcagaggcgttctcttcctcgtcttcacaTCCCACACGGGAGCTTGAAGCAGCAACTGGTTCGgggcatgcagagacgaggagtgaacgaaaaacaaacggccaggaggacgagaagaaagcggcgGGAAAGGACGAAGCTGTAGAAGACATCGTGGACAAACTTCTCGCGGAGTTAGGCACTGTATCATTTCCCCAGGAAGCGATGCACCGCCCTCTCTGGGGGGAAAAAGAGGGCCAAGCCAGCGggagcgaggacgaggaagtaGGTGAGAAGGACACCAGCGAACGAAGGAGGAAACGGCTGCATAAtcaggacgaagaagaagaatttATGCAACTGTGGCTTGCAGTTTTTCCTCAGCTCAAGGAACATTTGCCTGCGGACCAGTCTGGAGACCAGGACACCGCGAAGGCAGCACAGTCAAGGAAATTGGGAACTTTGCCGGACGAAGAATCACCCGACGAGATAGGAGATGAGTCGGACGACGTCGTGGCGAcgacagaggcgaaagacaTGGAAGCAGAACGGCAGCACGTCTGGGACGATCTCTTTTTCGACACAGAAGGAGTACCACCCGACAAGagtgaggaaggaaaactTCAGGAAAAAGAACCCCCTTCatctgtcgagagagagcggagagcagcggaagaaagggaaacgcGGGCGGTTTTGCATCCAGAAGGACAATCCAAGAAGGTTGAGGAAGCTACGAAGAGGCCaacaaagaggagaggcatAGTTGGAGCGGCACAAGGCCTCCAGCCCCGGCTGCCGTCTTCCGCGATTTTCCCCGCAGTGCCTGAGGCAACAGACGAGCCTTCAACACCTACGGCCTCTCGCGCGTCCCAGGCGGCCTTGATGACGATGGGTGGAAGCAGTGCAGATGAGCAACTGCGGGAGAAactggaggaggagaagcttcttcttcttcagcaagCTGGGATGCTTCAACAGCAAACAGGAAATATCACAGAGCGCATGAAGGACCAG GTTATCGCTCTCCTTCGTGCCTTCGGGGTCCCTTTCATCACCGCCCCAGGTGAAGCAGAGGCAACAGCGGCATACCTAACCAAACAGAACTTGGCTGACGCCG TGATATCTGATGACAGCGACGCACTTGTTTTTGGCGCGCGCGAGATCTATCGGAATTTCTtcgagaacaagaagagtgTAGAAATGTACGAAGCGAGTTTCATCGCTCACAAACTGGGTCTAGGGCAACAGCAGCTAATCCTGCTTGCAATGCTTCTAG GATGCGATTACACCTTAGGCGTTAAGGGTATAGGCATCGTGAACGCTGTCGAAGTGCTTCGCGCGTACCCTTCTCTAGAATCACTGCGTGCGTTTCGAGCGTGGGCAGAAGCACCTTGGACTTTAGGCATAACAGCAAGCGATTCTGCGGAAGTCCGAAAGTATAAAGAAGAGCACAAAAACTACCGACTGCAGTGGATCTTTCCTCATgattttccttctcctgaAGTATTCGATGCCTTTGAATCCCCTCTGGTTGATAGGTCAAGAGAGCCTTTCTCTTGGGCTGTACCAGACGTAGACTCGATTGTGGCGATTATGACTCATGCCGGGGGGCTGAGGCGAAGCGAGGTGCTTGACTGCCTGCTGCCCGCTGTGCAACGCTACACAtcagcgcatgcgtttcagcGTCAGACGAGGATTACGGCCTTTCTTCCGTTTGTTGAAAGAAATGCTAAGAAAGCTGGCTCCTTCAGGGGGACTAACCAAGAAGGGAGAACGGACGAAAATCCTGTGTATGATGCGCTTGCAAAAGCAGCGCAGgccgcagaagcagacgtAAAGAAGAACAAAAAGGGTAGGAAAAGGAACGGTGACTTCAAGGGCGGCAGAGGAGATGAGGTGCGCTTCAGTGACACACAAGAAAATGAAGGAGACGactcggaagaagacgaagaaagagggacaCACCTTCAAAGTGTTGCAGCgtgcgaagagcgagaagagagaagaacgagacaggaACAAGCAATCCCCGATGCGGCTGCAGAGGTGCAACGCCTGGAGGATGAAGGAGCTGTAGCTGTCATTCGCAGCGAGAGAATGCTACGGGCAGTATCCGTTTTAGGGCAGCGACATAGGAAGGGACAAGATGCCGCCGCAGTGAGCCACCTGCCAGAaggggaagtggagaagaaggaaacatcGTTGCAAGATGAGGACGACTGCAAGACTAAACGTAGAGGTGGTCGAAGGCAGCCGGGCGCGGCACGGGATGGCCGGGCAAAATCACGGTCCCAAAGGTCGCCTCAGGGCAGCTCTCATGTCCAGTCCAATAAAGAGGCAAATATGCCACAAGGGAAtgctgaaggagagaaacgttcGGCAGCAAGACAGCCACACCGGAACCGCCGGCGGCAGGCGGGTCCGATAGAGAGGCGACCGGACGCGGCTACTCGTCTCACTGTCGGTTCACCGGTCGACGGAAAAcgggaaaaagaaagaaattCGGGGGAAGCACAAATAGGGGACTCTTTCCGAGATACTGCCTCCGGTGACTCAGATCACGACGGTCTAGTGGAAAGTgacaagaagagaatgaGGCACAGATCGCCTCCATATGCCGATGAGTCCGACCTCCGAGATGAGGATGCCGTATTAGTTGCTACAATGATGCAGGAGCTGGATGCAGAAGAGGACCTTGAGAGTTTGGCTGCTGCCGCTGAAGCTGAGTTGGAGAACGACCTGTAG